From the Vulpes lagopus strain Blue_001 chromosome 19, ASM1834538v1, whole genome shotgun sequence genome, the window AGATACTGTATGGCAATGAGAACCAGTAGATTGGTGTATGGGTAACAAAGTGAATAAATCTCACAAATGAAATTTTgaacaaaatgaagcagaaaaaagagaatttacttatgattttatttgtgagTAGGTCGGGGGTCAGGGAAAGGGGGTGGgaattaaagagtacatttatcatgatgaaaaataaaatgagaaaaaagaaaaaagaaactcatgcTATGAAGACAGAAATCTGAAAACTAATCTTTGCAAATATTATCACTGTGATTTTATTGCCCCAAAacccaagattttttaaataatgaaacataCTAAATTATActgttttcaataaaataaacaataatctTCCTTTACTGAGAGAAATTAGGACTTTTTTAttgttaacaaaaaaataaaaatattttttttaaaaagttcagaagCAAAATCGGTCTATAGAATTAGGAGTCGGGATGGTGATTACATTTTGGGAATTAGTAACACAAAGAAGCATGAAGATGGCTTTGGGctattcttcattttctgttcCCTGATCTGCGTGATGGTTGCTTGTCTGTGTGAAAATTCATTAAGCTATTTACACTTATGAAGTGTGTAATTTTCTATATGTAGGCTATACtttgatgaaattttaatttaaaaagtaagcttGGAAGGCAGAAACTCCTTTGTTATTCATAATCATAGACCATCAAGAGGATATTCCAGTAAATGTGTTCCATGGGGCAGTGAAAGGAAGCAAACAAGTGAATGGAAAAGCAGAGGGTATATGAATATGGTGAGGGAGAAAGTATCAATATTGAAAATTAATTCAACCTTCCCCTTTCCTCAAATTTCTTTACAGATCTCTACTTTCAATATAACACAAACTATGGGAGAGAGTGAATGGATAGTTATAAATATTATCTAGATTCAATCTAACAACTCTCTGGTTAAACTTCCATCCAACATTGtgtgaagttttatttttgagctcaaggaaaaggcaaaagatcTCCAGAAATTTCCAGGTAGAAGAGGAACTTTATTTGAACAACACAACTCCTGGTAGCAGATACTAAAAACAGCCAGGATGAGTGACTATTTGCAAAATATTGagacatatatttgtattttggggaAATGTATTTATAGGAATTTCTATCATGACTTCTATTTCAGTCAATAGAGtgattttcacaaaatatttcaatCACCAGATAATTTAGGTCACTATACCTAGTTGGTGTTAATATGCcctaaaaatataacaatatttatcaaaaatttttgCAGGAAGAAACCatggggaaaatttttaaaaaatattttttctctttccccaaattAGGCATTTATCCCTCAAAGATAATGTAATGTTTATAGAGATTTTGACAGACTAAagagtaaatacatttttatggcaGGACAAGTACTAGTTTCAAGATAAAAGAGCAAGGCAAGGTAATAAAACTTTCAAGACAAACATCTCACAGAGGTTCTGATTTTGCCATCtgactatcaagaaaaaaagagaaagcacaccAGCTCCATGTCAAATAGGCACCCTGCTGACCAAATGGCCTTCAGCATTCCACTgcagaataaattatttaagtctTTTGAATTTTGCTGTCTATTACAGTAATTACTAAACACAGATTATACCTTGAATTTTGACTTCAAAGCAGTCATTTCAATTTTGTATCTTAGGAAATTCCATAATAGAAAAACCTGGAGGTTTGGGCAAAGAAGACTGGcctttttgcctttgctttatGGAGAATTGGTTAGTCTTCTTTCTGTAATATTTATGTCCTCAGTAAGAAAGGTACACTCCTAAAAGCCAGGCTATCGGTTTCCTAATAGTGCACAAGAAAAGGAAGGCATAGCTCTTGTCTACTGAAtgataaatcaatggaaaagatCTCACAATTACTGAGCATCAGATgcttaattctcacaacaaccctctgAGGGCATCATTATTATCCTAtttgacaaatttaaaaaacgATGCTTAAAGAAGCAAACACTGTGTAAGTTACATCGCCGCTAAATTCCAGATCTTGGAGGAACATGGACCCGTGACCTACACTATGCTCAGGCCACCTTCCTGTCTCTTAATTTAACAGACTTCTAAACTTACCAGCAAAATAAAGGTAGATCagtatatttaaatttgtgtttacAAATTTGCTACTCAATTCAAGTGACTTGAGACATTCTCTGAAGGTGAACacattctctgtgtttctcctacAACACTGGTGGAGAAAGCCCTGAATTTTGAACCAGTTCACCTGGGTTCTAGATCCATGTCTCAGCTGTGTAGCCTTGAGGAAGTTACCAGTGTCTCTAAATCTGTTTtgcacatttgtaaaatgagatgatTGGACTCAATGCATGGTTTTGAACTGCTAGATGTTGTTTTATCTGTTACATAGGGTTGGTTCAGAGATCACCATGGGGTAGGATTTCATGGCTGATTGAATTCATAGTCCAGATTCTTCATTTTCCTGGAACagtattatatatacacacttctGCAGTGGTCCCATGATGAGTAGGATGTTCCTACCACCTTGATTCTGAGTTTGGCATCGTGAATTGTTTTGACTAATGAGGCATTAGCAGACATGACATGATTGGAGGCTTGAAATGTGCCTGGGATTAGAGTTTGCCCTCTTAAACTtcataatatttcataaaaatagctTCTCACTGGAATTGCCTACCCCTTTAATCTTAGACGCACAGGAGACACACAAGAGAATAAACCTAAGCCCAACCAACACTCCAGAGCCCAGACCAGATGACAGGTTGGACAGCCACCCAAATAAGCCCAAGCTACATTATGTAAATTTTGAGAGAACAAATGCTTGTTGGTGTAACCTGCTGAGACTATAGGGGTGTATGCAGCAAAAACCACCTAAGAAAGAACATTAGGGGAAGACATTGCTGGAGAGGCTCCCTCACTGTTGCCTCGACtctgtttatatatttgtcaGTCTCCTAACATTTCACTTAAAGAATAAGCCTCCAGTCAAAAATCTGAAAGATGTGAAGTAGATGGTAACTTACCTCCTTTGGGAAATAAAACTGTGATTcaaagtccatttttaaaaataaaaataataaaataactattagAAAATGCAGTATGTAAGACCAACTACTCTAACTCCATAAATGAGCCCATTAGGAAATAAACATGGACCCAAATATTCCCACATAAAAAGGATTGTGATATGGTGGTACTACATTTCAGTATCCAACAATATGTGGCATTTCATCCATGTTTTAGTGAACAAAATTGCAGCACAGAAGACAATAAGTAAGCTGGAAATTGATGGTAATTTAaataatgcattttctttttggttaGCATTATCTTCCTAACTATACATCTTCCTGTCATCTCAGTGGGGTGAAGATTGTTAccattgtttttgcttttgtggggcttttgttgttgttttttgttctaTTACTTTGTGCATCAGAAATGCACAGTTGGTCTAAAGGTATTCAGAATCCGGGCCCAGCCATCCTTCACTTGGAAGTTTCAATAGTTTCTTCAATGCCAATGACATCGTATTGTCAGCTGTAAAGAACCAGGACTTAGACTCAGGGGTCAGAGTTTCCATACCTACTTCTGCTACAAAACTAGTTAGTGACCACAGTCAACTGATTGGATCTCCCCTCTTCTGTGCTTACCCAGAAGTAAGGCACCTGGCCCAGAGTACCTCTAATGTGCTTGTCAGCTCTCAGCAACCTTAAGTGTTTATAACAATGACATTAGAAATGGTATCAGAGTAATAATCAGATTGGCCTAAGACTGATTTGGAAAGTTTGGAAAAGAAGGAACTCTGAAAAAAGTGGAGTTGGCTCTATAGAGAAGGGGTCATGGAGGAAAATGCTCTCTGACCCATACTGAAACCCATATATAGTCATACCATAGCACCACTGTGGAAAGCTATAGTAAACCAAGGCCACACTCTCAAAGGTAACAACTGCCTGCCTTAATCCCAGGTAGATGGGGCTCCTTGGGCAAGTCTGGCCATTAATCACTCACAATATGCCATGCATCATATGACAGAGGTAGAGAACATAGCTTGTAGTTAGcttgtgtggtttttaaaaatatgaatctaaaaaattaaaataaaaatattaatttattgctAATATGGAAAAGCTAATTATctcctcccaccaaaaaaaaaattagatttctggTTTTTATGAAAAACTGGAAGATTTGGCAACTCCTGAGTCTGTATTCCAATGCAGCAATAAGTGGCCAGAGGTAAGAAGGAGctgcctcctcctttttttttttttttttttttttgacaggaaGCAGGATTTATTGGTGGGCATGAATAGGGTTTGGGTGGTGCAAGGTTCTCATGAGTGGAGAGCCCTCCATTTGTCCAAGGGGCCACGATTAGGGATGTATTTGACCCCACAGCTATCTGGGATGAGCCGCTTTTCGGCCACCATATCTTCAAATTCGTTCGCATTAAACTTAGTAAAGCCCCACTTCTTGGAGATGTGGATCTTCTGGCGGCCAGGGAACTTGAACTTGGCCCTGCATAGGGCCTCAATCATATGTTCCTTGTTCTGCAGCTTGGTACGGATGGACATGATGACTTGGCCAATGTGGACCCTGGCTACTGTGCCCTGGGGCTTGTCAAGAGTCCTGTGGCTCTTGATTATCGACAACTTTGCGGCTTTCTTCTACTCATTCTGGCCACCTGCTTGGCCCCTGTCCATGAATTCTGAGAGACCCTAGGGAAAGACAAGGATTTTGGCCTGCAGGCTTCCAAATACCAcactttaaagcaaaacaaatgaagcaTGAATTGTTTTGGGCTTAAGTGTTTTAGTTCACCAGAGAAGGCTACCTATATTGCAtaagaaatactgattttttttaaaagaaagttataCTGATAAATACtgaataacccaatttaaaaacacaaaggtaCATTTCTCAAATCTAAAAAGATTTTTAGCAAActaaattgacttattttactttttgcctACGTTTGTATTGTCATTAGCATATAGAACCCTGCTTCCCTCAAAGGCCACTTCAGTGTAATACTAATAACGGGAATTTTCTGACTTGTCTGAGCAGTGGTCAAGAATAACTTTTGGTGTCCCACTCAGCTCTATGCCTGTCTTTATCAAtagaaattatggaaaaatatGACTTCCAGCAAGGAGAAGTTGATTCCAGCtgtttaaacttttattttcccctctaaTACTAGTAGCAGTTCTCAAATTTTAGCTGTGTCAGAATCACCCGGAGGGTTTGTTCAAGCACAGATTGCTGGAGCCCATCCTTAGAgcttctgattcagcaggtctggggtggggatTGGGAATTTGCATTCCTAACAAGTTCCTTGGTGATGCTGATGCCCTTGGTCCTAGAAGGATGCTTCCAGCAACCCAGAAATAGCATGACTGTAGGCAGGTAACTACCTATCTGGCTTCgacttttccatttataaaacaagGGTAAGATTTAATCCCCTCTgagggttggttttgttttgttttgttttgttttgttttgttttgttttgttttccttatcaaAGAGTAgtgtagaattattttaaaaccagttttctttccttgcaaCATAACCTTATGcaattgtgttttctttctttctggacaTGCAATGAGTTGAACACTAATCTGAGCAATGGCAAAAAGGATCTATACTGAGAAAACTATATTGTTTTCTCAGCATTTCTATAGCACTCCTCTCGAGGAaaaacattctcattttctttccagcTATGCTTCTTTAGAAAGTAGAAGAGGATGGGAAAGTTCTAAAtctacatacatttaaaaaagtttgagaataatTATTGCtgagaataataattttatcttagGTCTTAATTTATGAGTCAAAAGATAAATCATACGATTGAAAAAAGATAGAGAAGCATCCACTGCCTTTTAGCTATTGAATGTCATTGTGTTTTTAGCATAAGGATTCCATATTTTCAGATGGTTCTGAATGAGCTTTGGTGATTGATTATTTACCATAATCTTTCTTGTGCTAATGAGGCACTGAGACCATTTCTGAGATGTCAATACAATTTGATCctgtcaaaataaatttaatttgactCTTATTCACCTTCAGGGTCACCAGAGACTGATCTGTTATTCAGTAGGGGTTGGCCTTCCTCAGAAATAATTTCCTAATAACCATAAATATAAGCTAGCCTCTAGGGATCTAAATCCAAATGCCATTTCTTATTGATAAGAACACTACCAACACTATAAGGCAGTTCCTTTTTTGTAGCTATTTGCTCTCTGAAGATATCTTTTTATTCcccttcatattttcttttgtgggaaaaagaaaacatagatatgTATAGGTATATAAGtgtgcagatatatatatatgtacatatacatagtCCGAATCACTGAATAATTgagtatgtataaatacatacacatactttTATTGGGATACAACATAATTTATTGCAGTAATCTTAAGTATATAGCTTGATGACTTTTTCCACATGTAAACACTCAAGTGGTCACCAAGCTACAGAGCATTTCCACAACCTGAGGCCTAAGCCATTATCCAAGTCAATGTCTGCAACCCCGACCCCCAATCCAGGTGGTCATTAGCCTCACTTCTATCATTATTAATTAGTTTCTCTGTTCTTTACAGTCAAAGAGTAAATatatactcttttgtgtctggt encodes:
- the LOC121478504 gene encoding 60S ribosomal protein L10-like; this encodes MSIRTKLQNKEHMIEALCRAKFKFPGRQKIHISKKWGFTKFNANEFEDMVAEKRLIPDSCGVKYIPNRGPLDKWRALHS